In Carya illinoinensis cultivar Pawnee chromosome 10, C.illinoinensisPawnee_v1, whole genome shotgun sequence, one DNA window encodes the following:
- the LOC122280141 gene encoding BTB/POZ domain-containing protein At5g47800-like isoform X2 yields the protein MKFMKLGIRPDTFYTEEATRTLISDLRGDIVIQVNDTSYLLHKFPLLPKCGLLQRLCSESGDSNNFTVELHDLPGGEEAFELCAKFCYGITINVSARNFVPAFCAAKFLRMNESVEKGNMVLKLEAFFASCILEGWKDSIVTLQSTSNLPEWSETYGITRKCIDSIVEKVLTPPSKVAWSYTYTRPGYSKKSRHSVPKDWWTEDISDLDIDMFRCIITAIKTTCIMPPQLIGEALHVYACRWLPDTTKKSPLEAGLVPQTEGLKEKNWLILGTIVSMIPGDRGSVSVGFLLRLLSIAYYVGASPVTKSELIRRCSLQFEEATMSDLLFPSHLTSEGHSYDVDLVVAVLESLVVLWRRQPPTAAENRHFLGSIRKVGKLIDSYIQVVVKDVNMPVSKIVSLAEALPDIARPEHDDLYKAINIYLKAHPDLSKADRKRLCRSLDCQKLSPEVRAHAVKNERLPLRTVVQVLFFEQERGSKETNHKLLLPELIRRGTQALTAGNDEGKLKVGPDEKLSRREGPGRTTIARTSERDQQKMKRSDGKLPLALERKLAISEIEEVESEKEKEIREEGMSRRKLEPKKIVSKGSRSDHSQDRVRER from the exons ATGAAGTTTATGAAACTTGGCATAAGGCCAGATACCTTTTACACCGAAGAAGCTACCAG GACCCTGATCTCAGATTTACGTGGCGATATTGTGATTCAAGTTAATGATACCAGCTATCTCCTCCATAAG TTTCCACTGCTTCCAAAGTGTGGACTCTTGCAACGGCTTTGCTCAGAGTCTGGCGATTCCAACAACTTTACAGTTGAGCTTCATGATCTTCCTGGAGGGGAAGAGGCTTTTGAACTGTGTGCTAAGTTTTGCTATGGGATTACCATTAATGTCAGTGCTCGCAACTTTGTACCAGCATTCTGTGCTGCTAAATTTCTTAGAATGAATGAATCTGTAGAGAAGGGGAACATGGTTCTCAAACTTGAGGCTTTCTTCGCTTCATGCATTTTGGAAGGTTGGAAGGACTCTATTGTGACACTCCAGAGCACATCCAATTTACCTGAGTGGTCTGAGACCTATGGAATCACCAGAAAGTGCATCGATTCCATCGTTGAGAAAGTCCTCACACCCCCATCAAAG GTTGCATGGTCCTACACTTACACTAGGCCCGGTTACTCCAAGAAAAGCCGACATTCTGTTCCGAAGGACTGGTGGACAGAAGATATATCCGACCTTGACATAGACATGTTCCGCTGTATTATCACTGCCATCAAAACAACATGTATAATGCCACCACAGCTTATTGGTGAAGCCTTGCATGTCTATGCCTGTCGCTGGTTACCAGACACAACAAAGAAGAGTCCTCTAGAAGCTGGTTTAGTGCCTCAAACTGAAGGACTCAAGGAGAAAAACTGGCTAATTCTTGGAACTATAGTGAGCATGATTCCCGGAGACCGAGGATCAGTTTCAGTTGGCTTTTTGCTAAGGCTTCTTAGCATAGCATATTATGTTGGAGCCTCTCCAGTGACAAAATCAGAGCTCATAAGGAGATGCAGTCTGCAATTTGAGGAGGCAACAATGAGTGACTTGCTCTTTCCCTCGCACTTAACCTCTGAGGGGCACTCTTACGACGTGGACTTAGTTGTGGCAGTTTTAGAAAGCTTAGTGGTGCTATGGAGAAGACAGCCCCCTACAGCCGCAGAAAACAGACATTTTTTGGGATCCATCAGGAAGGTTGGGAAGCTCATTGATTCTTATATTCAAGTGGTTGTAAAGGATGTCAACATGCCGGTTTCAAAAATAGTATCACTTGCTGAAGCACTACCCGACATTGCACGGCCAGAACACGATGACCTTTACAAGGCAATCAACATTTATCTAAAG GCGCATCCTGACCTGAGTAAAGCAGACAGAAAGCGCCTCTGCCGAAGTCTAGACTGCCAAAAGCTATCTCCAGAGGTACGTGCCCATGCTGTGAAAAACGAAAGGCTACCATTAAGAACTGTGGTGCAAGTCCTCTTTTTTGAGCAAGAGAGAGGTTCCAAGGAAACTAATCACAAGCTACTTCTTCCGGAGCTGATTCGTAGGGGAACGCAGGCACTAACTGCAGGAAACGATGAGGGTAAGCTAAAAGTAGGTCCAGATGAAAAACTTAGTAGAAGGGAGGGGCCAGGAAGAACCACCATTGCCAGAACCAGTGAAAGGGATcaacaaaaaatgaagagatCAGATGGAAAGTTGCCACTAGCATTGGAAAGAAAGTTGGCCATTTCTGAAATTGAGGAAGTGGAGtcagagaaggagaaggaaatAAGAGAAGAAGGAATGTCTCGGAGAAAACTGGAGCCTAAGAAGATTGTATCAAAGGGAAGCAGATCAGACCATAGCCAGGACAGAGTCAGAGAAAGATAG
- the LOC122280141 gene encoding BTB/POZ domain-containing protein At5g47800-like isoform X1 produces MKFMKLGIRPDTFYTEEATRTLISDLRGDIVIQVNDTSYLLHKLQFPLLPKCGLLQRLCSESGDSNNFTVELHDLPGGEEAFELCAKFCYGITINVSARNFVPAFCAAKFLRMNESVEKGNMVLKLEAFFASCILEGWKDSIVTLQSTSNLPEWSETYGITRKCIDSIVEKVLTPPSKVAWSYTYTRPGYSKKSRHSVPKDWWTEDISDLDIDMFRCIITAIKTTCIMPPQLIGEALHVYACRWLPDTTKKSPLEAGLVPQTEGLKEKNWLILGTIVSMIPGDRGSVSVGFLLRLLSIAYYVGASPVTKSELIRRCSLQFEEATMSDLLFPSHLTSEGHSYDVDLVVAVLESLVVLWRRQPPTAAENRHFLGSIRKVGKLIDSYIQVVVKDVNMPVSKIVSLAEALPDIARPEHDDLYKAINIYLKAHPDLSKADRKRLCRSLDCQKLSPEVRAHAVKNERLPLRTVVQVLFFEQERGSKETNHKLLLPELIRRGTQALTAGNDEGKLKVGPDEKLSRREGPGRTTIARTSERDQQKMKRSDGKLPLALERKLAISEIEEVESEKEKEIREEGMSRRKLEPKKIVSKGSRSDHSQDRVRER; encoded by the exons ATGAAGTTTATGAAACTTGGCATAAGGCCAGATACCTTTTACACCGAAGAAGCTACCAG GACCCTGATCTCAGATTTACGTGGCGATATTGTGATTCAAGTTAATGATACCAGCTATCTCCTCCATAAG CTGCAGTTTCCACTGCTTCCAAAGTGTGGACTCTTGCAACGGCTTTGCTCAGAGTCTGGCGATTCCAACAACTTTACAGTTGAGCTTCATGATCTTCCTGGAGGGGAAGAGGCTTTTGAACTGTGTGCTAAGTTTTGCTATGGGATTACCATTAATGTCAGTGCTCGCAACTTTGTACCAGCATTCTGTGCTGCTAAATTTCTTAGAATGAATGAATCTGTAGAGAAGGGGAACATGGTTCTCAAACTTGAGGCTTTCTTCGCTTCATGCATTTTGGAAGGTTGGAAGGACTCTATTGTGACACTCCAGAGCACATCCAATTTACCTGAGTGGTCTGAGACCTATGGAATCACCAGAAAGTGCATCGATTCCATCGTTGAGAAAGTCCTCACACCCCCATCAAAG GTTGCATGGTCCTACACTTACACTAGGCCCGGTTACTCCAAGAAAAGCCGACATTCTGTTCCGAAGGACTGGTGGACAGAAGATATATCCGACCTTGACATAGACATGTTCCGCTGTATTATCACTGCCATCAAAACAACATGTATAATGCCACCACAGCTTATTGGTGAAGCCTTGCATGTCTATGCCTGTCGCTGGTTACCAGACACAACAAAGAAGAGTCCTCTAGAAGCTGGTTTAGTGCCTCAAACTGAAGGACTCAAGGAGAAAAACTGGCTAATTCTTGGAACTATAGTGAGCATGATTCCCGGAGACCGAGGATCAGTTTCAGTTGGCTTTTTGCTAAGGCTTCTTAGCATAGCATATTATGTTGGAGCCTCTCCAGTGACAAAATCAGAGCTCATAAGGAGATGCAGTCTGCAATTTGAGGAGGCAACAATGAGTGACTTGCTCTTTCCCTCGCACTTAACCTCTGAGGGGCACTCTTACGACGTGGACTTAGTTGTGGCAGTTTTAGAAAGCTTAGTGGTGCTATGGAGAAGACAGCCCCCTACAGCCGCAGAAAACAGACATTTTTTGGGATCCATCAGGAAGGTTGGGAAGCTCATTGATTCTTATATTCAAGTGGTTGTAAAGGATGTCAACATGCCGGTTTCAAAAATAGTATCACTTGCTGAAGCACTACCCGACATTGCACGGCCAGAACACGATGACCTTTACAAGGCAATCAACATTTATCTAAAG GCGCATCCTGACCTGAGTAAAGCAGACAGAAAGCGCCTCTGCCGAAGTCTAGACTGCCAAAAGCTATCTCCAGAGGTACGTGCCCATGCTGTGAAAAACGAAAGGCTACCATTAAGAACTGTGGTGCAAGTCCTCTTTTTTGAGCAAGAGAGAGGTTCCAAGGAAACTAATCACAAGCTACTTCTTCCGGAGCTGATTCGTAGGGGAACGCAGGCACTAACTGCAGGAAACGATGAGGGTAAGCTAAAAGTAGGTCCAGATGAAAAACTTAGTAGAAGGGAGGGGCCAGGAAGAACCACCATTGCCAGAACCAGTGAAAGGGATcaacaaaaaatgaagagatCAGATGGAAAGTTGCCACTAGCATTGGAAAGAAAGTTGGCCATTTCTGAAATTGAGGAAGTGGAGtcagagaaggagaaggaaatAAGAGAAGAAGGAATGTCTCGGAGAAAACTGGAGCCTAAGAAGATTGTATCAAAGGGAAGCAGATCAGACCATAGCCAGGACAGAGTCAGAGAAAGATAG